From Oncorhynchus tshawytscha isolate Ot180627B linkage group LG11, Otsh_v2.0, whole genome shotgun sequence, the proteins below share one genomic window:
- the LOC112261922 gene encoding chloride intracellular channel protein 4 isoform X1: MIDVKECELEGPLLPAWVKKKWENLKQKYTAGSDGESIGNCPFSQRLFMILWLKGVVFNVTTVDLKRKPADLQNLAPGTHPPFITFNGEVKTDVNKIEEFLEDVLSPPKFTKLSARHPESNTAGMDIFAKFSAFIKNSKPNANEGLERGLLKTLQKLDEYLRSPLPDEIDHNSIEDVKTSTRKFLDGDNMTLADCNLLPKLHIVKVVTKKYRGFDIPKDMIGIWQYLQNAYTHEEFTNTCPSDKEIEIAYQDVAKRLIK; the protein is encoded by the exons AT GATCGACGTGAAGGAGTGTGAGCTGGAGGGGCCACTATTACCTGCATGGGTGAAAAAGAAGTGGGAGAACCTTAAGCAAAAATACACA gcggGAAGTGATGGCGAGAGCATTGGGAACTGCCCGTTCTCCCAGAGACTCTTCATGATCCTGTGGCTGAAGGGAGTGGTCTTCAACGTCACCACAGTGGACCTGAAGAG GAAGCCTGCAGACCTCCAGAACCTGGCCCCAGGCACACACCCTCCCTTCATCACCTTCAATGGGGAGGTCAAGACAGACGTCAACAAGATAGAGGAGTTCTTGGAGGATGTCCTCAGCCCACCCAA gttcaCCAAGCTTAGTGCCAGACACCCTGAGTCCAACACAGCTGGGATGGACATCTTTGCCAAGTTCTCAGCCTTCATCAAAAACTCAAAACCCAATGCCAACGAAG GTCTGGAGCGTGGGCTGTTGAAGACCCTGCAGAAGCTGGATGAGTACCTGCGCTCCCCACTGCCCGACGAGATCGACCACAACAGCATTGAGGACGTCAAGACCTCCACTCGCAAGTTCCTGGATGGTGACAACATGACACTGGCTGACTGCAACCTTCTTCCCAAGCTGCACATCGTCAAG GTGGTGACCAAGAAGTACAGAGGCTTTGACATCCCCAAGGACATGATAGGTATCTGGCAGTACCTGCAGAACGCCTACACACACGAGGAGTTCACCAACACCTGCCCCAGTGACAAAGAGATCGAGATCGCCTACCAAGACGTGGCCAAGAGGCTGATCAAATAG
- the LOC112261922 gene encoding chloride intracellular channel protein 4 isoform X2, whose translation MSLSVPHNGIKADNEPVIELFVKAGSDGESIGNCPFSQRLFMILWLKGVVFNVTTVDLKRKPADLQNLAPGTHPPFITFNGEVKTDVNKIEEFLEDVLSPPKFTKLSARHPESNTAGMDIFAKFSAFIKNSKPNANEGLERGLLKTLQKLDEYLRSPLPDEIDHNSIEDVKTSTRKFLDGDNMTLADCNLLPKLHIVKVVTKKYRGFDIPKDMIGIWQYLQNAYTHEEFTNTCPSDKEIEIAYQDVAKRLIK comes from the exons atgtctctgtctgtacccCATAATGGAATCAAGGCGGATAACGAACCCGTTATCGAGCTCTTTGTGAAG gcggGAAGTGATGGCGAGAGCATTGGGAACTGCCCGTTCTCCCAGAGACTCTTCATGATCCTGTGGCTGAAGGGAGTGGTCTTCAACGTCACCACAGTGGACCTGAAGAG GAAGCCTGCAGACCTCCAGAACCTGGCCCCAGGCACACACCCTCCCTTCATCACCTTCAATGGGGAGGTCAAGACAGACGTCAACAAGATAGAGGAGTTCTTGGAGGATGTCCTCAGCCCACCCAA gttcaCCAAGCTTAGTGCCAGACACCCTGAGTCCAACACAGCTGGGATGGACATCTTTGCCAAGTTCTCAGCCTTCATCAAAAACTCAAAACCCAATGCCAACGAAG GTCTGGAGCGTGGGCTGTTGAAGACCCTGCAGAAGCTGGATGAGTACCTGCGCTCCCCACTGCCCGACGAGATCGACCACAACAGCATTGAGGACGTCAAGACCTCCACTCGCAAGTTCCTGGATGGTGACAACATGACACTGGCTGACTGCAACCTTCTTCCCAAGCTGCACATCGTCAAG GTGGTGACCAAGAAGTACAGAGGCTTTGACATCCCCAAGGACATGATAGGTATCTGGCAGTACCTGCAGAACGCCTACACACACGAGGAGTTCACCAACACCTGCCCCAGTGACAAAGAGATCGAGATCGCCTACCAAGACGTGGCCAAGAGGCTGATCAAATAG
- the LOC112261922 gene encoding chloride intracellular channel protein 4 isoform X3 produces the protein MILWLKGVVFNVTTVDLKRKPADLQNLAPGTHPPFITFNGEVKTDVNKIEEFLEDVLSPPKFTKLSARHPESNTAGMDIFAKFSAFIKNSKPNANEGLERGLLKTLQKLDEYLRSPLPDEIDHNSIEDVKTSTRKFLDGDNMTLADCNLLPKLHIVKVVTKKYRGFDIPKDMIGIWQYLQNAYTHEEFTNTCPSDKEIEIAYQDVAKRLIK, from the exons ATGATCCTGTGGCTGAAGGGAGTGGTCTTCAACGTCACCACAGTGGACCTGAAGAG GAAGCCTGCAGACCTCCAGAACCTGGCCCCAGGCACACACCCTCCCTTCATCACCTTCAATGGGGAGGTCAAGACAGACGTCAACAAGATAGAGGAGTTCTTGGAGGATGTCCTCAGCCCACCCAA gttcaCCAAGCTTAGTGCCAGACACCCTGAGTCCAACACAGCTGGGATGGACATCTTTGCCAAGTTCTCAGCCTTCATCAAAAACTCAAAACCCAATGCCAACGAAG GTCTGGAGCGTGGGCTGTTGAAGACCCTGCAGAAGCTGGATGAGTACCTGCGCTCCCCACTGCCCGACGAGATCGACCACAACAGCATTGAGGACGTCAAGACCTCCACTCGCAAGTTCCTGGATGGTGACAACATGACACTGGCTGACTGCAACCTTCTTCCCAAGCTGCACATCGTCAAG GTGGTGACCAAGAAGTACAGAGGCTTTGACATCCCCAAGGACATGATAGGTATCTGGCAGTACCTGCAGAACGCCTACACACACGAGGAGTTCACCAACACCTGCCCCAGTGACAAAGAGATCGAGATCGCCTACCAAGACGTGGCCAAGAGGCTGATCAAATAG